From a region of the Salinispira pacifica genome:
- a CDS encoding type III pantothenate kinase, whose protein sequence is MNIGNSNIAIGISAGQEWLSHWRLRTVGARTSDEYEMLIRPFLQRDGIPVEKIEAMAVASVVPELVDTFTRLSNQLLGKDPFFVHSGVDTGLDISIDNSRELGADLVANAVAGYRLVNDLKPNIELKQGKKGAIIVDFGTALTFTMVSHDARILGVAIAPGLNGALKALAGDTAQLPHVKLEAPSRVIGTNTIESIQSGVVFGFTGLVESMVERVKSEMDGETGVVATGGLHHVIDDISSCFDHREPWLHLKGIREVYQRNT, encoded by the coding sequence GTGAATATAGGAAACTCGAATATTGCGATTGGAATCTCGGCAGGTCAGGAATGGCTGAGCCACTGGCGTCTTCGTACAGTGGGTGCCCGTACAAGTGACGAATATGAAATGCTTATCCGCCCGTTTCTTCAGCGGGACGGTATCCCTGTGGAAAAAATTGAAGCGATGGCGGTTGCTTCTGTTGTCCCCGAGCTTGTGGATACATTTACCCGTCTCAGCAACCAGCTTTTGGGCAAGGATCCCTTCTTTGTTCATTCAGGCGTGGATACCGGTCTTGATATCTCCATTGACAATTCACGGGAACTGGGTGCCGATCTGGTGGCCAATGCCGTGGCGGGGTACCGCCTGGTAAATGATCTGAAACCGAATATCGAACTGAAACAGGGCAAAAAGGGTGCAATTATTGTAGACTTCGGGACCGCCCTGACATTTACCATGGTCAGCCACGATGCCCGGATTCTGGGTGTTGCAATTGCCCCGGGGCTGAACGGCGCACTGAAGGCTTTGGCCGGAGATACCGCCCAGCTGCCCCATGTGAAACTGGAGGCACCGTCCAGAGTTATCGGTACCAATACCATAGAGTCCATTCAGTCCGGAGTGGTGTTCGGCTTTACCGGTCTGGTGGAATCCATGGTAGAGCGGGTGAAATCGGAAATGGATGGAGAGACCGGGGTGGTGGCCACCGGAGGCCTTCATCATGTGATCGATGACATCAGCAGTTGTTTTGATCATCGGGAACCCTGGCTGCATTTGAAGGGTATCAGGGAAGTGTATCAGCGCAATACCTGA
- a CDS encoding adenylate/guanylate cyclase domain-containing protein gives MEQERKNTDTADFELRKEIEEYYLPAQLIDAILQRGKIPEVTEETHIGIGFIDIADYTYLSKFLTPKENQMLLNGLYTAFQSVLLRRGGYLNKIEGDSMMFHFGGSLDPKMKGLELEKQIKLIAKELFYSCIEMQRVCSLFNQANDKFLDAGATDKARQALKDAFAIIEALRAKGELSDSFNAFFQIRIRIGASIGEVTVGNFGPDGAKQWDVIGLPVILAKRMETTAPVGGVRISEDFYKILDTYGYVDSYCNRIRKEAQLLNSAYRDIRDDEVFLFSNVNIKEKKNAQFRSYSVQVNPNLPTSIADQVESLLLMSEPGAERILELIQYYRGNRYVINAIENRLKLKGVKIRKTDLLQFIFPKKYRELMEKNGQQSPREFENELSVHFSLYILLDKMGTYQDIVKQNPEYERSEEPFRSYGETMKEERSVIIENYKKREFHMVQRAYFYNVVFPLVFSSLKNSILEYQMSQVEELEEQELEQLDAALEIEDLDAVEEARDIQELQEIGELEEAGEAEEPEELSEEL, from the coding sequence ATGGAACAGGAACGCAAGAATACTGATACTGCAGATTTTGAACTGAGAAAAGAGATCGAGGAATATTATCTTCCCGCACAGCTGATCGATGCCATTCTTCAGCGGGGAAAGATCCCGGAGGTCACCGAAGAGACCCATATCGGTATCGGTTTTATTGATATTGCGGATTATACCTACCTCTCGAAGTTTCTCACCCCCAAAGAAAACCAGATGCTTCTGAACGGACTGTACACCGCCTTCCAGAGCGTCCTCCTGCGCAGGGGAGGGTATCTGAATAAAATAGAAGGTGACAGCATGATGTTCCATTTCGGGGGAAGCCTGGACCCGAAGATGAAGGGTCTTGAGCTTGAGAAGCAAATCAAACTGATTGCCAAGGAACTGTTCTATTCCTGCATAGAGATGCAGCGGGTCTGTTCCCTTTTTAACCAGGCCAACGATAAATTCCTGGATGCTGGCGCCACCGATAAGGCCAGGCAGGCGTTGAAAGATGCATTTGCAATTATCGAAGCTCTCCGTGCCAAGGGCGAACTTTCCGACAGCTTTAACGCATTTTTCCAGATTCGCATCCGAATCGGGGCGTCTATCGGAGAAGTGACCGTGGGGAACTTCGGACCCGACGGGGCCAAGCAGTGGGATGTCATCGGCCTGCCGGTGATTCTTGCCAAAAGGATGGAGACCACTGCACCGGTCGGCGGGGTGAGAATATCCGAAGATTTTTACAAAATCCTGGACACCTACGGCTACGTGGACTCCTACTGCAACCGTATCCGCAAAGAGGCTCAGCTTCTGAATTCAGCCTACCGGGATATCCGTGACGATGAAGTGTTTCTATTTTCCAACGTGAATATCAAGGAGAAGAAAAACGCCCAATTCAGAAGCTACAGCGTACAGGTGAATCCCAATCTTCCCACCAGCATTGCCGATCAGGTGGAATCTCTTCTGCTGATGAGCGAGCCCGGGGCCGAGAGAATTCTTGAGCTGATACAGTACTATCGGGGTAACCGATATGTGATCAATGCCATTGAAAACCGGCTGAAGCTCAAGGGGGTGAAGATACGCAAAACCGACCTCCTCCAGTTTATTTTCCCTAAAAAATACCGGGAACTCATGGAAAAAAACGGCCAGCAGAGCCCCCGGGAATTTGAAAATGAGCTAAGCGTACATTTCAGCCTCTACATACTGCTGGATAAGATGGGAACCTATCAGGACATTGTGAAACAGAATCCCGAATACGAGCGCAGTGAGGAACCGTTCCGCAGTTACGGGGAAACCATGAAGGAAGAGCGCAGCGTCATTATAGAGAACTACAAAAAACGTGAATTTCACATGGTTCAGCGGGCCTATTTTTACAACGTGGTGTTTCCATTGGTTTTTTCATCCCTGAAGAACAGCATTCTCGAATATCAGATGAGTCAGGTTGAGGAGCTGGAGGAACAGGAGCTGGAACAGCTCGACGCCGCCCTGGAGATTGAGGATCTGGATGCCGTTGAAGAAGCCCGGGACATACAGGAGCTTCAGGAAATCGGTGAGCTGGAAGAAGCGGGCGAAGCAGAAGAACCGGAAGAATTGAGCGAAGAGCTATAG
- a CDS encoding MinD/ParA family ATP-binding protein yields MLISMSKLGTGTLEQKLIAVGSGKGGVGKSTTALNIALLAARGGLRTGLIDLDPLSNLGTILDIEQSRLSGVSSDPSQGSLKDFSLNIFPGLDLLFPHSGAIQQGSSSSSRASLPGILFQRFSGELEDGYDCIILDLPAGIVQEENLVLLPHLARLLVVTNAEPTSHVSAGGYIKAALEVNPKLQFDIWNNKFEAGADPSFNPRDLLGNYNRYAPEDLQLDGGIEKQIRHVAFVPPDPALNLLKAGNDFRLDMLYKIREALILIHELVIPVYENPRLPLIHRRMLRYYLLKEYDDPQEDQAFEYCASLFSMSVDRVFPDGVKQEADRYLKAQISNPLRCSVRDSLIIIDEILELYQRNQGFSAASGIFQQMKRGFTSLQSRLLKSFALMNRLLQRHQDPNIRRRFGDIDIPMLRKSLGLCFFHLGVLKLLDHERVKSLIDKFVPKKKQNGRIVRDRQRQIMLLLKKDDRYHENYFRLIKNMFPLVEKQLSRLAQKHGLQEIILRDAEGRVRRDVYLNMLSGLMHDLLNAGLGVHVGLRFNKAAAEIRKGWSTLQELMEMDR; encoded by the coding sequence ATGCTTATATCCATGAGCAAACTGGGTACCGGAACACTTGAACAGAAGCTGATCGCCGTAGGATCGGGAAAAGGCGGTGTGGGGAAGTCCACCACCGCATTGAATATTGCACTGCTGGCCGCCAGAGGGGGACTTCGCACCGGACTGATTGATCTGGATCCTTTGTCCAACCTGGGCACCATTCTGGATATTGAGCAGTCCCGGCTGTCCGGGGTGAGTTCTGATCCCTCCCAGGGATCTCTGAAGGATTTTTCCCTGAACATTTTCCCGGGGCTGGATCTGCTCTTTCCCCATTCCGGGGCAATTCAGCAGGGTAGCTCCTCATCATCCCGTGCTTCTCTGCCCGGCATCCTTTTTCAACGCTTCAGCGGGGAACTGGAAGACGGCTATGACTGCATCATTCTGGACCTGCCCGCAGGGATTGTTCAGGAGGAGAATCTGGTGCTTCTCCCCCATCTTGCCAGACTGTTGGTGGTAACCAACGCGGAGCCTACCAGCCATGTGTCCGCCGGCGGATATATCAAAGCGGCCCTTGAAGTTAACCCGAAGCTCCAGTTCGATATCTGGAATAATAAATTCGAAGCAGGAGCAGATCCGTCGTTCAATCCCCGGGATCTTCTGGGGAATTACAACCGCTATGCACCGGAGGATCTCCAACTGGACGGTGGAATTGAGAAGCAGATTCGTCATGTGGCGTTTGTTCCCCCGGATCCCGCCCTGAATCTTCTGAAAGCCGGAAATGATTTTCGTCTGGATATGCTCTACAAAATCCGGGAAGCCTTAATTCTGATCCATGAACTGGTGATCCCCGTGTACGAAAATCCCCGGCTGCCGCTGATTCACCGCCGGATGCTCCGCTACTATCTGCTGAAGGAATATGATGATCCTCAGGAGGATCAGGCATTTGAGTACTGTGCTTCTCTGTTTTCCATGTCCGTGGACCGGGTATTCCCCGACGGGGTGAAGCAGGAGGCTGATCGGTATCTGAAAGCGCAGATTTCCAATCCGTTACGATGCTCAGTCCGTGACAGTCTGATTATCATCGATGAAATCCTGGAGCTGTATCAGCGAAATCAGGGATTTTCCGCCGCTTCGGGTATATTTCAGCAGATGAAGAGAGGGTTCACCTCCCTTCAAAGCAGACTTTTAAAGAGTTTCGCTCTGATGAACCGCCTGCTCCAGCGACATCAGGATCCGAACATTCGCAGGCGTTTCGGTGATATTGATATTCCTATGCTGCGTAAAAGCCTGGGGTTGTGCTTTTTCCATCTTGGAGTTCTCAAACTTCTGGATCATGAGAGGGTCAAGTCCCTCATAGACAAATTTGTGCCGAAAAAGAAGCAGAACGGCCGGATTGTCAGAGACAGACAACGTCAGATCATGCTGCTGCTGAAGAAAGATGATCGCTATCATGAGAACTATTTTCGTCTCATAAAAAACATGTTTCCTCTGGTGGAAAAGCAGCTCTCCCGCCTGGCCCAGAAGCACGGACTTCAGGAGATCATTCTCCGTGATGCTGAAGGCCGAGTCCGCAGAGATGTGTACCTCAATATGCTTTCCGGACTCATGCATGATCTTCTGAATGCGGGACTGGGTGTGCATGTGGGGCTCCGCTTCAACAAGGCTGCCGCCGAGATCCGCAAGGGGTGGTCCACTCTTCAGGAGCTGATGGAGATGGATCGGTAA
- the thpR gene encoding RNA 2',3'-cyclic phosphodiesterase encodes MADLERTFFALVPRKASLDKLARLQSALAEADTEGVLRLVKRENLHLTLLFLGNMDTKRQTTAARILSRQSAPLSHPAVPSAIIPFPPGNRGRQSPRSLSLMLGGDSPEIKILHDSLEDACKSAGFQLEQRKFRPHITLAYMRKTAQAAHKKEFIRRIVETEPRLLGELGAVGWEPPVLYGSKPAKGGSIYRSISISS; translated from the coding sequence ATGGCTGATTTGGAAAGAACATTTTTTGCACTGGTACCCCGTAAAGCCAGCCTGGATAAACTGGCCCGGCTTCAAAGCGCTTTGGCTGAGGCTGACACAGAAGGAGTTCTGCGCCTGGTGAAACGGGAAAACCTCCATCTTACTCTGCTTTTTCTGGGGAACATGGATACAAAACGGCAAACCACCGCAGCCAGGATCCTTAGCCGGCAGAGTGCGCCCCTCAGCCACCCTGCAGTCCCGTCGGCAATCATTCCTTTTCCGCCGGGAAACAGAGGCAGACAGTCCCCCCGGAGTCTGAGCCTGATGCTGGGGGGCGATTCACCGGAAATCAAGATCCTTCATGACAGCCTGGAAGATGCGTGCAAAAGTGCGGGGTTTCAGCTGGAACAGCGCAAATTCCGGCCCCACATAACTCTCGCATACATGCGGAAGACGGCACAAGCCGCCCACAAAAAAGAGTTTATCCGCAGAATCGTTGAAACAGAGCCCCGGCTGCTGGGAGAACTGGGAGCCGTCGGCTGGGAACCGCCGGTTCTTTACGGAAGCAAACCCGCCAAAGGCGGCAGCATTTACCGATCCATCTCCATCAGCTCCTGA
- a CDS encoding ABC transporter ATP-binding protein yields the protein MKHHIEKNRLLKKQRRAEQLAMWKELLGYSREFRGKIIILAAVMLVVAGIDVIFPLMTRYAVDNFVVPGTVEGLGLFAAVFAGISLIQSVNVYLLIHLGGLIEMGLVYRLRERGFNKLQRLSFEFFDKKASGWLLTRMTSDCQRLGEVISWGIVDMIWGMAMMGGIAVVMLILNPLLGVITLSVVPVLAVASYYFQDRILKSQRLVRKNNSRISAAFSEGIQGGPTVKVLTREEESGAEFDSLSTRMRRTSIISARFSALYLPVVLFLGSVGTSLALGFGGDMIQRDIITYGTLLAFISYTIQFFDPLSEIARVISELQSARAAGERVLSMIRSRESIVDDPDVIEKWGTLVDPAGREYSRILGDIRFDNVGFTYSGGQRVLENFDLHIRAGQTVALVGETGSGKTTIVNLICRFYEPTEGVIKIDGSDYRSMGLPALRKNLGYVLQSPQLFNITVRENIRYGNLEAPDEAVVEAARLANAHHFIMQLEKGYDTLVGEGGSHLSTGQKQLISIARAILADPGIIVLDEATSSVDPETEGLIQEAVQRVLENRTSFVIAHRLSTIREADRILVIHQGRILEDGNHDELIALQGRYAQMYRQQFMEEAEFRLMGDAG from the coding sequence ATGAAACATCATATTGAAAAGAACAGATTATTGAAAAAGCAGCGCAGAGCCGAGCAATTGGCCATGTGGAAGGAGCTTTTGGGGTATTCCCGGGAGTTTCGGGGGAAAATCATTATCCTTGCTGCAGTGATGCTTGTGGTTGCGGGGATCGATGTGATATTTCCCCTGATGACCCGCTATGCAGTGGATAATTTTGTGGTGCCGGGCACTGTCGAAGGTCTGGGCCTGTTTGCCGCAGTATTTGCGGGTATCTCCCTTATACAATCGGTGAACGTGTATCTTCTGATTCATCTTGGGGGACTGATTGAGATGGGGCTTGTGTACCGGCTCAGGGAGCGTGGATTCAACAAGCTTCAGCGTCTTTCCTTCGAATTCTTCGACAAGAAGGCTTCGGGGTGGCTGCTTACCCGTATGACCTCGGACTGTCAGCGTCTGGGAGAGGTAATTTCCTGGGGTATTGTGGATATGATCTGGGGGATGGCGATGATGGGGGGCATTGCGGTAGTAATGCTCATTCTGAATCCGCTGCTGGGGGTGATCACTCTTTCTGTGGTGCCGGTGCTGGCGGTTGCAAGCTACTATTTCCAGGACAGGATTCTGAAATCCCAGCGGCTGGTGCGAAAGAATAATTCACGGATTTCGGCAGCCTTCAGTGAAGGAATTCAGGGCGGACCCACAGTAAAGGTTCTGACCAGGGAAGAGGAGAGCGGCGCTGAGTTTGACAGCTTGAGCACCCGCATGCGCAGGACATCCATAATCTCTGCGCGCTTCTCCGCCCTGTATCTGCCGGTGGTACTCTTTCTCGGCTCTGTGGGTACTTCCCTGGCTTTGGGTTTCGGCGGAGATATGATTCAGCGTGATATCATCACATACGGGACGCTCCTGGCCTTTATCAGTTATACCATTCAGTTTTTTGATCCCCTGAGTGAAATTGCCAGGGTGATCAGCGAACTTCAGTCCGCCCGTGCCGCCGGAGAGAGGGTGTTGAGCATGATCCGGAGCAGGGAGTCCATTGTGGATGATCCTGATGTGATTGAGAAATGGGGGACGTTGGTGGACCCTGCCGGCCGGGAGTATTCCCGGATTCTGGGAGATATCCGCTTCGATAATGTGGGTTTTACATACAGCGGCGGGCAGCGGGTGCTGGAAAATTTTGATCTTCATATCCGGGCTGGGCAGACGGTGGCTCTGGTGGGGGAGACCGGTTCGGGAAAAACCACCATTGTGAATCTGATCTGCCGGTTTTACGAACCTACTGAGGGAGTCATCAAAATAGACGGCTCGGATTACCGGTCCATGGGATTGCCGGCGCTGCGGAAAAATCTGGGATACGTGCTCCAGAGTCCCCAGCTTTTCAACATCACCGTCCGGGAAAATATCCGCTACGGGAATCTGGAAGCGCCTGATGAGGCGGTTGTAGAAGCCGCACGTCTGGCCAACGCCCATCATTTCATCATGCAGCTGGAAAAAGGTTACGACACTCTGGTGGGGGAAGGGGGAAGTCATCTCTCAACGGGGCAGAAACAGCTGATCAGCATTGCCCGGGCCATTCTCGCGGATCCGGGAATTATTGTGCTGGATGAGGCCACGTCTTCAGTGGATCCGGAGACCGAGGGACTGATTCAGGAGGCGGTACAGCGAGTTCTGGAGAACCGAACCAGTTTTGTTATCGCACATCGTCTCTCCACCATCAGGGAAGCGGACCGTATTCTGGTTATCCATCAGGGACGCATCCTGGAGGACGGAAACCACGATGAATTGATCGCCCTTCAGGGGCGGTATGCCCAGATGTATCGTCAGCAGTTCATGGAAGAGGCCGAATTCCGTCTGATGGGTGACGCGGGATAA
- a CDS encoding metallophosphoesterase gives MKRHHESFDYLERVYHETPVWPLDPERKYLIFSDLHMGNGKRNDDFAPNSRMFLKVLRSYLEKNYTLILNGDIEELLRFPLQEIFENWDEFFQLLDAFRDGPGLYKIIGNHDLELVDAKNYPYRLYEALRFEYKGNELFIFHGHQTMRRYREYNPLIHYALKYLANPLNIKNYAVSHSSRKRFTTEKRVYQFSSEMKLLSIIGHTHRPLFESMSKSDSIRFEIERLCRKYPKTSDEKRIKVEQKISDLRIQLKAVLEQDDGFEERNSLYNANLVVPCMFNSGTVVGKRGMTCLEIKGGKILLRHWFDAGRTKRYLESQTRKPKELDDTGIYKVKMKEDSLDYIFTRISLLGGPDLSGQAE, from the coding sequence ATGAAACGTCATCATGAAAGTTTTGATTATCTGGAACGGGTGTATCACGAGACGCCGGTCTGGCCCCTGGATCCTGAGCGAAAATATCTGATTTTCAGTGATCTGCACATGGGCAACGGCAAACGGAATGACGATTTTGCCCCGAACTCCCGGATGTTTTTGAAGGTGTTGCGCAGTTATCTTGAGAAGAATTATACGTTGATTCTCAACGGGGATATTGAAGAGCTTCTGAGATTCCCGCTGCAGGAAATCTTTGAAAACTGGGACGAGTTTTTTCAGCTCCTGGATGCGTTCAGAGACGGTCCGGGATTATATAAAATCATCGGCAACCATGATCTTGAATTGGTGGACGCAAAAAATTACCCGTATCGTCTGTATGAAGCCCTGAGGTTTGAGTATAAGGGAAACGAGCTGTTTATTTTCCACGGCCATCAGACCATGCGGCGATACCGTGAATACAATCCTCTGATTCATTATGCCCTGAAATATCTGGCAAATCCGTTGAATATTAAAAACTATGCGGTAAGCCATTCCAGCAGGAAACGGTTTACAACAGAAAAACGGGTATACCAATTCAGCTCCGAAATGAAGCTGCTCAGCATTATCGGCCACACCCACCGGCCGCTTTTTGAATCCATGTCAAAATCCGACAGCATACGGTTTGAGATCGAGCGCCTCTGCCGCAAGTATCCGAAAACATCGGATGAAAAGAGAATAAAGGTTGAACAGAAAATATCAGACCTGCGTATCCAACTGAAGGCTGTCTTGGAACAGGACGACGGTTTCGAGGAGCGAAACAGTTTGTATAACGCAAACCTGGTTGTACCATGCATGTTTAATTCGGGCACTGTTGTGGGAAAACGGGGAATGACCTGTCTCGAAATCAAAGGCGGAAAGATTTTGCTCCGCCACTGGTTCGATGCCGGGCGGACCAAACGCTACCTGGAAAGTCAAACCCGGAAGCCGAAGGAACTGGATGACACGGGGATTTACAAGGTCAAAATGAAAGAAGACAGTCTGGACTATATTTTTACCCGCATCAGTCTCCTGGGCGGTCCGGATTTGTCAGGTCAGGCGGAGTGA
- a CDS encoding transporter substrate-binding domain-containing protein translates to MTGQRKNTTLTLLLAAILLSFLQLEPIHAQEAERRTGETTTPVVIYGIMPDAHPTTFLDENEQPSGFFVELFSRILREEGYRINFVVDDFQSLYAMLVRGEIDLFTSLSRSMERERLFYFSQTPSTVAWAELFISQDNQFGGIADLRNKNIALVGGVSQSDAFRRAMEDFEIQFNEVPVSSFAEAAQLVTDSRAYGMVAYNWFVLDDPRVKPSGFSFQPTAGYPAFSKTDRNRQLADLVSQRLIELKNDPDSYYYRLYNTWILSTTETLPPWFSALIFASAFLVFILISFLMLLRREVAKRTAELAGLNQELEQRVEQRSRQLLEISQKARREETVQTLSSMIAGLTHRINSPLGNAITTASVIHDQLEDIPAEENAAEIQRIRSMKLHLKEASSLLTGNLHTVQQLIEHFKDIAVPLTGNLEQEVECRDFFFSLKEYTDTILGEGEWEQIWNIPDGKIRINPSLTLYIFEHLFSNIRDHAYPDKTGGKVEVNVDYGTVSDEQRGSEGPNGIAYSITVRDFGKGMTADVKERIYEPFFSAASSGTFNGIGLTSVYNRVHDGLGGEISCSSAPGEGSCFTIQVPVRNTHTE, encoded by the coding sequence ATGACCGGACAAAGGAAAAACACAACTCTGACGCTGCTCCTTGCAGCTATTCTTCTCAGTTTTCTTCAGCTGGAGCCGATACACGCCCAGGAAGCAGAACGGCGGACCGGAGAAACCACCACTCCGGTTGTGATATATGGAATAATGCCCGACGCCCATCCAACAACCTTCCTGGATGAAAATGAGCAGCCCTCGGGATTCTTTGTGGAGCTGTTCAGCCGAATTCTCAGAGAAGAGGGCTACCGTATCAATTTTGTGGTGGATGACTTTCAGAGTCTATACGCTATGCTGGTGAGAGGGGAAATTGATCTGTTCACCTCTCTCTCACGGAGCATGGAGCGTGAACGGCTTTTTTACTTTTCCCAGACCCCGAGCACCGTTGCCTGGGCTGAACTGTTTATCAGTCAGGATAATCAATTCGGAGGAATCGCCGATCTACGGAACAAAAATATCGCACTGGTAGGCGGCGTTAGCCAGAGTGATGCATTCAGACGGGCCATGGAAGATTTTGAAATTCAGTTCAATGAAGTGCCTGTAAGCTCTTTTGCAGAGGCCGCCCAGCTGGTGACTGACTCCCGGGCCTACGGCATGGTGGCATACAACTGGTTTGTTCTCGATGACCCCCGGGTGAAGCCCAGCGGCTTCAGTTTTCAACCCACCGCCGGTTACCCGGCATTCAGCAAAACCGACCGCAATCGTCAGCTGGCCGATCTTGTTTCTCAACGTTTGATCGAACTGAAGAACGATCCAGACTCATACTACTACCGCCTGTACAATACATGGATTCTCTCCACCACCGAAACCCTTCCCCCCTGGTTTTCCGCCCTGATTTTTGCATCGGCTTTTCTGGTATTTATACTCATATCATTTCTGATGCTTCTGAGACGGGAAGTGGCCAAACGTACGGCGGAGCTGGCTGGGCTGAATCAGGAACTGGAACAACGGGTGGAACAACGCTCCCGCCAGCTTCTGGAAATATCCCAAAAAGCCAGGCGTGAGGAGACCGTTCAGACCCTCTCTTCAATGATCGCAGGCCTTACCCACCGCATCAATTCCCCATTGGGCAATGCAATCACCACCGCATCTGTAATACATGATCAGCTTGAGGATATTCCCGCTGAGGAAAATGCAGCGGAAATCCAGCGCATCCGCAGCATGAAACTCCATCTCAAGGAGGCCAGTTCGCTGCTTACAGGGAATCTCCATACCGTTCAGCAGCTCATTGAGCATTTCAAGGATATTGCCGTGCCCCTGACAGGAAACCTGGAACAGGAAGTTGAATGCAGGGATTTCTTTTTCTCGCTGAAAGAGTACACCGACACCATCCTGGGTGAGGGAGAATGGGAGCAAATCTGGAACATACCCGACGGAAAAATCAGAATCAATCCATCGCTTACTCTCTATATATTTGAACACCTGTTCAGCAATATCCGGGATCATGCCTACCCCGACAAAACGGGCGGAAAAGTAGAGGTGAATGTCGATTACGGCACGGTTTCCGATGAACAGCGGGGATCTGAAGGCCCGAACGGCATAGCTTACTCAATAACCGTCAGGGACTTCGGGAAGGGTATGACCGCAGACGTGAAAGAAAGAATTTACGAGCCTTTTTTCAGCGCTGCATCTTCAGGAACATTCAACGGCATCGGTCTGACATCCGTGTATAACCGGGTTCACGACGGTCTGGGAGGTGAGATCAGCTGCAGCTCCGCACCTGGTGAGGGAAGCTGCTTCACAATCCAGGTGCCGGTCCGGAATACTCACACAGAATGA